From Nitrospirota bacterium, the proteins below share one genomic window:
- a CDS encoding TRAP transporter large permease subunit: MILLLIVLLLLYSSFGGPLFTVMGGAALIGYYFVADVPTASLIAEAYRIASAPSLIAIPLFTFAGYILAESKAPERLVNLANAAFGWLPGGLSIVTLSACTIFTALTGASGVTIIALGGLLMPSLIKQKYPENFSLGLVTCCGSVGLLFPPSLPIIIYGIVAEVDVSKLFLAGIVPGVVIMVFLSIYAMFRAKRAKVPPTKMTVRGIGKGIKDAAWEIPIPFVILGGIYGGYYTAGEASAIMAFYVFIVEVFIRREVRFRDLPKIMKESMLLVGGILIILGMALGFTNFLIIQQVPDKIFEWINTYIHSQITFLVALNIFLLIVGCLMDIFSAIVVVVPLIVPIARNFGVDPIHLGIIFLTNLEIGYLTPPVGMNLFISSFRFQKPIVQLYRAAIPYIAVLVAALLVITYWPELSLWLVHRLSAP; the protein is encoded by the coding sequence ATGATTCTGCTCCTCATCGTTCTTCTCCTACTCTACTCCTCCTTCGGCGGTCCCCTCTTTACCGTCATGGGCGGCGCCGCGCTGATCGGGTATTACTTCGTGGCGGATGTTCCCACAGCCTCCCTCATCGCGGAGGCGTACCGTATCGCCAGCGCGCCTTCCCTCATCGCCATCCCGCTCTTCACTTTCGCAGGCTACATCCTCGCTGAAAGCAAGGCTCCCGAGCGGCTCGTCAATCTTGCGAACGCGGCGTTCGGCTGGCTTCCCGGCGGGCTTTCCATCGTCACGCTCTCCGCCTGCACCATCTTTACGGCGCTCACCGGCGCGTCCGGCGTCACGATCATCGCGCTGGGCGGACTCTTGATGCCCTCGCTGATCAAGCAGAAGTATCCTGAGAATTTTTCGCTCGGATTGGTCACCTGCTGCGGCAGCGTGGGTCTCCTCTTCCCGCCCAGCCTACCCATCATCATCTACGGGATCGTGGCCGAGGTGGACGTCAGCAAGCTCTTCCTCGCGGGCATCGTGCCAGGCGTCGTCATCATGGTCTTCCTGTCCATTTACGCCATGTTCCGGGCGAAACGCGCGAAGGTCCCCCCGACCAAGATGACCGTCCGGGGCATCGGCAAAGGAATCAAGGACGCCGCATGGGAGATCCCCATCCCGTTCGTCATCCTCGGCGGGATTTACGGCGGCTATTACACCGCGGGCGAGGCATCGGCCATCATGGCTTTCTACGTCTTCATCGTGGAGGTCTTCATCAGGCGTGAAGTCCGGTTCCGCGATCTCCCCAAGATCATGAAAGAAAGCATGCTGCTCGTCGGCGGCATCTTGATCATCCTTGGCATGGCGCTCGGTTTCACCAACTTCCTCATCATCCAGCAGGTGCCGGACAAGATTTTCGAATGGATCAACACCTACATTCACAGCCAGATCACCTTCCTGGTGGCGCTCAACATCTTCCTCCTCATCGTCGGGTGCCTGATGGATATCTTCTCCGCGATCGTAGTGGTTGTCCCGCTCATCGTTCCGATCGCCCGGAATTTCGGCGTGGACCCCATCCATCTGGGCATCATCTTCCTCACGAATCTTGAAATCGGGTATCTGACGCCGCCCGTCGGCATGAATCTTTTCATTTCCAGTTTCCGGTTTCAGAAACCGATCGTCCAGCTCTACCGCGCCGCCATCCCCTACATCGCCGTCCTCGTCGCCGCCCTTCTCGTAATCACCTACTGGCCGGAACTCTCCCTCTGGCTCGTGCATCGCCTCAGCGCCCCCTGA
- a CDS encoding methionine adenosyltransferase, whose amino-acid sequence MSDLFTSESVTEGHPDKIADQISDGVLDAALAGDPTSRVACESMLKDNHVIVAGEITTRARIDFVKVARDTIRDIGYDDVKKGLDWKTCEVQNLVGQQSPDIAMGVTRAKEEEQGAGDQGIMFGFACNETKELMPLPILLSHRLSSRLSETRKKNIVDYLRPDGKSQVTVEYANGLPTRVTTVVIAAQHNEEVSDDALRAGITEHVIKPVIPQEFWAKDMRIFINPTGRFVIGGPAGDCGLTGRKIIVDTYGGYARHGGGAFSGKDPSKVDRSAAYMARHVAKNVVAAGLAKKCEIQLGYVIGVADPVSVRVDTFGTEAADPQKISSAIREVFPLRPARIIKYLDLLRPIYRKTAAYGHFGRENEGFTWESTDKAAELKRLLHA is encoded by the coding sequence ATGTCTGATTTGTTCACCTCCGAGTCGGTCACTGAAGGCCACCCGGACAAGATTGCCGATCAGATCTCGGACGGCGTGTTGGATGCCGCCCTCGCAGGCGATCCGACGAGTCGCGTCGCGTGCGAGTCCATGCTGAAGGACAACCACGTCATCGTGGCCGGCGAGATCACCACGCGCGCGCGCATCGATTTCGTCAAAGTCGCCCGCGATACGATCCGGGATATCGGCTACGACGACGTCAAGAAAGGGCTGGATTGGAAGACATGCGAGGTTCAAAACCTCGTCGGCCAGCAATCGCCGGACATCGCCATGGGCGTGACCCGCGCGAAGGAGGAGGAACAGGGCGCCGGCGACCAGGGCATCATGTTCGGATTCGCCTGCAACGAAACGAAGGAGCTCATGCCCCTCCCCATCCTTCTCTCTCATCGCCTCTCCTCACGCCTCTCCGAAACCCGCAAGAAGAACATCGTCGACTATCTCCGCCCGGATGGAAAATCCCAAGTGACCGTGGAATACGCCAACGGACTTCCCACGCGCGTGACCACCGTGGTGATCGCCGCGCAACACAATGAAGAGGTCTCCGATGACGCTCTCCGCGCCGGCATCACCGAACACGTCATCAAGCCCGTCATTCCCCAGGAGTTTTGGGCGAAGGACATGCGCATCTTCATCAATCCCACCGGGCGGTTCGTCATCGGCGGGCCGGCGGGCGACTGCGGCCTCACGGGCCGGAAGATCATCGTGGACACGTACGGCGGCTACGCCCGCCACGGCGGCGGCGCCTTTTCGGGAAAAGATCCCTCCAAGGTGGACAGAAGCGCCGCCTACATGGCGCGTCACGTGGCCAAGAACGTCGTGGCCGCCGGGCTCGCCAAGAAATGCGAGATCCAGCTCGGCTACGTCATCGGCGTGGCCGATCCCGTCTCCGTCCGCGTGGACACGTTCGGAACGGAAGCCGCCGATCCGCAAAAGATTTCAAGCGCCATCCGCGAGGTCTTCCCGCTCCGGCCGGCTCGAATCATCAAGTACCTCGACCTTCTCCGCCCCATCTATCGCAAGACGGCCGCGTATGGGCACTTCGGACGCGAGAACGAGGGATTTACCTGGGAGAGCACGGACAAGGCCGCTGAATTGAAGAGGTTGCTCCATGCATAG
- a CDS encoding adenosylhomocysteinase: MHSFKAYHVKDASLAARGRDRTEWAKKSMPVLSQIESDFHRQKPLKGRRVSACLHVTTETAVLMQTLKAGGADVALCASNPLSTQDDTAAYLAKGLGIRVYAIKGENRKTYYDHLRRAVDHKPEMTMDDGADLVSMIHSKNGENEEVIGGTEETTTGVIRLRSMAQSGVLRYPIIAVNDANTKHLFDNRYGTGQSTLDGIIRATNRLLAGATFVVAGYGLCGRGVAMRARGLGANVVVTEVSPLMALEAVMDGFRVMSMGRAAKEGDFFCTVTGNTHVLRQEHFQAMKDGAILANSGHFNVEIDIPALEKLSKSTRTIRDYVVEYTLRNGRRLYLLAEGRLVNLAAAEGHPSSVMDMSFANQALSARYMAEHAEELAPEVIRVPEEIDSEIARLKLKSLGVNIDGLTPEQKKYLSSWEEGT, translated from the coding sequence ATGCATAGTTTCAAAGCCTATCACGTCAAAGACGCCTCGCTCGCCGCCCGTGGGCGCGACCGCACGGAATGGGCGAAGAAAAGCATGCCCGTTCTCAGCCAGATCGAATCGGATTTCCACCGTCAGAAGCCTCTCAAGGGCCGCCGGGTATCGGCCTGCCTGCACGTCACCACCGAAACCGCGGTCCTCATGCAGACTCTGAAGGCCGGTGGAGCGGACGTGGCGCTCTGCGCCTCCAATCCCCTTTCCACACAAGACGACACCGCGGCATACCTGGCCAAGGGGCTCGGCATCCGCGTTTATGCCATCAAGGGTGAGAATCGGAAGACGTACTACGACCATCTTCGAAGGGCCGTGGATCACAAGCCCGAAATGACCATGGACGACGGCGCCGACCTTGTTTCGATGATCCATTCCAAGAACGGCGAAAACGAGGAAGTGATCGGCGGCACGGAAGAGACCACCACCGGCGTGATCCGCCTCCGCAGCATGGCGCAGAGCGGCGTTCTCCGCTATCCCATCATCGCCGTGAATGACGCGAATACGAAACACCTTTTTGACAACCGTTACGGGACCGGCCAAAGCACGCTGGACGGCATCATTCGCGCCACGAACCGTCTCCTCGCCGGAGCCACGTTCGTCGTTGCCGGTTACGGCCTCTGCGGCCGAGGCGTGGCGATGCGCGCGCGCGGCCTCGGCGCGAATGTGGTGGTCACCGAAGTAAGCCCCCTCATGGCCCTTGAGGCTGTGATGGACGGCTTCCGCGTGATGTCGATGGGCCGGGCGGCCAAGGAAGGCGATTTCTTCTGCACCGTCACCGGAAACACTCACGTGCTTCGGCAGGAGCATTTCCAAGCCATGAAGGACGGCGCGATTCTTGCCAACTCCGGGCACTTCAATGTCGAGATCGACATCCCCGCCCTTGAAAAGCTGTCGAAGTCCACCCGGACGATCCGTGACTACGTCGTGGAATACACGCTGCGCAACGGCCGGAGGCTCTACCTGCTCGCCGAAGGCCGGCTCGTCAACCTGGCGGCAGCCGAAGGTCACCCCTCCAGCGTGATGGACATGAGTTTCGCCAACCAGGCGCTGAGCGCGCGCTATATGGCTGAACACGCAGAGGAACTGGCGCCCGAGGTGATCCGTGTTCCGGAAGAAATCGACTCCGAGATCGCCCGGCTGAAGCTGAAATCGCTCGGGGTGAACATCGATGGACTGACTCCGGAACAGAAGAAATACCTCTCCAGCTGGGAAGAAGGAACGTAA
- a CDS encoding Gfo/Idh/MocA family oxidoreductase: MIRIGLIGYGEWGPNHFRHFSTLPGSRVVCVCDLNATRLESLRPTHPDLELVSDADAVLGRKDIDAVVIATPATTHFQLVKAALESGKDVLCEKPLTLKSSESDLLHEMAQRTKRILMVGHVFLFNAGIRRLKEYLDRHALGTLHYIYSSRLNLGPVRQDVDVIWDLASHDVSIMNYLLQAEPEEVSANSGFFLQRPISDVAFISLRYPKNVLVNLHVSWIDPVKLRQITVVGSSKMIVWNDLSPIEPIRIYDKGIVHEPRYSNFGEFHYLTREGDIQIPRIDLVEPLRAQDTAFLECVKQQKQPLSDGAFSVRVVRTLERISEALSTPHTFAPAPPARLQSAG; this comes from the coding sequence ATGATCCGGATCGGCCTGATCGGGTACGGCGAGTGGGGCCCCAATCACTTCCGCCACTTTTCCACGCTCCCCGGCTCGCGCGTCGTCTGTGTGTGTGATCTGAACGCCACCCGCCTCGAATCCCTGCGCCCCACGCATCCGGACCTTGAACTTGTGAGCGACGCGGACGCCGTCCTGGGCCGGAAGGACATCGACGCCGTTGTCATCGCCACCCCAGCCACCACCCACTTCCAGCTCGTGAAGGCGGCGCTAGAAAGCGGGAAGGACGTCCTCTGCGAAAAACCCCTCACGCTGAAGTCCTCCGAATCCGACCTGCTCCATGAGATGGCCCAGCGCACGAAACGGATCCTCATGGTCGGACATGTGTTTCTCTTCAATGCCGGAATTCGCAGGTTGAAGGAGTATCTGGACCGCCACGCGCTCGGCACTCTCCATTACATCTACTCGTCCCGCCTCAATCTGGGCCCTGTCCGGCAGGATGTGGATGTGATCTGGGATCTCGCTTCCCACGACGTTTCGATCATGAACTACCTTCTCCAAGCGGAGCCCGAGGAGGTGTCGGCGAATAGTGGATTTTTCCTCCAGCGCCCGATCAGCGACGTGGCGTTCATCTCTCTCCGATATCCCAAAAACGTGCTGGTCAACCTCCACGTCAGTTGGATTGATCCCGTCAAACTACGTCAGATCACCGTCGTCGGCAGCAGCAAGATGATCGTATGGAACGACCTGAGCCCGATCGAGCCGATCCGCATTTACGACAAAGGGATCGTCCACGAGCCCCGATACAGCAACTTCGGCGAGTTTCATTACCTCACCCGCGAGGGAGACATCCAAATCCCGCGAATCGACCTCGTGGAACCCCTCCGGGCGCAGGACACCGCCTTCCTCGAATGCGTGAAACAGCAGAAACAACCGCTCTCTGACGGAGCATTCTCCGTTCGGGTCGTCCGCACGCTCGAACGCATTTCGGAAGCGCTGTCGACCCCCCACACTTTCGCACCCGCTCCGCCGGCCCGCCTCCAATCCGCCGGCTGA
- a CDS encoding glycosyltransferase family 2 protein, whose product MEILVLVPAYNEEGKVGSVVSDVKKHTPYNVVVVDDGSTDRTAAEARSAGAEIVQHGVNRGVGAALRTGFGFALKNGYEAVVVMGADAQDHAEEIPRLLLPMESDGCDFVQGSRRLGGLRAVNITLFRRVTTWVYSALFGLITGFRLTDGTNGFRAFRTRILKDPRLDLSQPWLDRYELEPYLMYRAIKLGYKLTEAPVTKYYHMGELSYTKMTPFRDWWSILRPLIFLRLGLRK is encoded by the coding sequence GTGGAAATCCTGGTCCTCGTTCCCGCCTACAACGAAGAAGGCAAGGTGGGCTCGGTCGTCTCCGACGTGAAGAAGCACACCCCATACAACGTGGTTGTAGTGGACGACGGTTCAACCGACCGAACCGCCGCGGAAGCCCGCTCGGCCGGCGCGGAAATCGTCCAACACGGCGTCAACCGGGGCGTGGGGGCCGCCCTCCGAACGGGGTTCGGGTTTGCCCTCAAGAACGGATACGAGGCGGTTGTCGTCATGGGTGCCGATGCGCAGGACCACGCCGAAGAGATTCCCCGCTTGCTGCTTCCGATGGAATCGGACGGCTGCGATTTCGTTCAGGGTTCTCGCCGCCTCGGCGGACTCCGCGCTGTCAACATCACCCTCTTCAGGCGCGTGACCACGTGGGTGTATTCCGCGTTGTTCGGCCTGATCACCGGATTCCGGCTCACGGACGGAACGAACGGATTCCGGGCCTTCCGAACCCGCATCCTGAAGGATCCACGGTTGGACCTTTCCCAGCCCTGGCTGGATCGGTATGAACTCGAGCCCTATCTCATGTACCGCGCAATCAAACTTGGATACAAGCTCACGGAAGCCCCGGTCACGAAGTACTATCACATGGGAGAGCTGAGCTACACGAAAATGACTCCGTTCCGGGACTGGTGGAGCATCCTGCGCCCGCTCATCTTCCTCCGTCTCGGCCTCCGCAAATAA